One Spirochaeta africana DSM 8902 genomic window carries:
- a CDS encoding VWA domain-containing protein, with protein sequence MFILEAPLYLLLLLIIPTGVYLRHLSPRRGGRIAFPIRVWSGDGPKAPFRLRVVLAVTHLSFWLGVAALIVALAGPGTAQRERVYLRRGIDIMLVVDVSPTMAIQDFGRENRLEATRELLQRFVSSRENDAIGVVAFGRDAALRLSPTIQHDTVLQTLDELQIFDHGDGTAIGLGLSVAALHMEHSTADHQVIILITDGDNNAGQVSPQAAADLIGRAGIGLYVIGIGNEAPAPIEFVYPETGTRYRGTMADAYNLELMNDMAERAGGRVYTAGSPGVLTSVLNEIDSLEAVERRIRVSVATESMSRYWLLAALLLLLLDFGIRKMLLREVL encoded by the coding sequence ATGTTCATACTTGAAGCTCCGTTGTACCTGCTGCTGCTGTTGATTATCCCGACCGGGGTGTATCTGCGCCATCTCTCACCGCGTCGCGGCGGGCGAATTGCGTTTCCCATCCGGGTGTGGTCCGGAGATGGGCCGAAGGCACCCTTCAGGCTCAGGGTAGTCCTGGCCGTTACCCACCTGAGTTTCTGGCTCGGGGTCGCAGCTCTCATTGTGGCACTGGCCGGACCCGGCACTGCGCAGCGTGAGCGGGTATACCTCAGGCGCGGGATTGATATAATGCTGGTAGTGGATGTATCGCCAACCATGGCGATACAGGATTTCGGCAGGGAAAACCGGCTGGAGGCAACACGGGAGCTGCTGCAGCGCTTTGTGAGCTCCCGCGAGAACGATGCGATCGGTGTTGTCGCCTTCGGGCGTGATGCTGCCCTGCGTCTGTCCCCGACTATCCAGCACGACACCGTTCTGCAGACACTCGACGAGCTGCAGATATTCGATCACGGCGACGGGACTGCCATCGGGCTCGGGTTGTCGGTGGCCGCCTTGCATATGGAGCACAGCACTGCCGATCATCAGGTGATCATCCTGATTACCGATGGCGACAACAATGCCGGTCAGGTCAGCCCTCAGGCAGCAGCAGACCTGATTGGCCGGGCTGGTATCGGACTGTATGTTATCGGTATAGGCAACGAAGCCCCGGCGCCGATCGAGTTTGTATATCCCGAGACCGGCACCCGTTATCGAGGAACCATGGCAGACGCCTACAACCTTGAGCTGATGAATGACATGGCCGAGCGGGCCGGGGGCAGGGTGTATACCGCCGGCAGTCCCGGGGTGCTGACCTCAGTCCTGAACGAGATCGATTCGCTCGAGGCGGTTGAGCGCAGAATCCGGGTATCGGTAGCAACAGAATCCATGAGTCGATACTGGCTGCTGGCGGCACTCCTGTTGCTGCTGCTGGATTTCGGGATCAGAAAAATGCTGTTGCGGGAGGTGCTATGA
- a CDS encoding AAA family ATPase, producing MTEERVKDTSQIDAQIARASELLQRAREEIGKQIVGQDAMIDGLLMGIIAGGHVLLEGVPGLAKTLTVRTLSEVIDAGFKRIQFTPDLLPADLIGTMVYRQQTGEFLPRKGPVFSNIVLADEVNRAPAKVQSALLEAMGEHQVTIGDNTYPLPDPFFVLATQNPIEQEGTYPLPEAQLDRFMLKLSVDYPSFEEEMRVLSLIGNEGDVQVKRVLFKQDIKRLRDLAHSIAVDERIQEYIVTLVQKTRETRRTVHGMSRYIEFGASPRGSLALLRCSRIHAMMNGRSFVVPEDVKAVALNVLRHRLVLSYEAESEELHVDEVLQHLLTAVPVP from the coding sequence GTGACGGAAGAACGGGTAAAGGACACCTCGCAGATTGATGCGCAGATCGCGCGTGCCAGCGAGCTGCTGCAGCGCGCCAGAGAAGAGATCGGCAAACAGATTGTCGGTCAGGACGCCATGATAGACGGGCTGCTGATGGGGATTATCGCGGGCGGCCACGTTCTGCTGGAAGGGGTCCCCGGACTTGCCAAGACCCTTACCGTACGAACCCTGTCCGAGGTAATTGACGCCGGTTTCAAGCGAATACAGTTTACCCCGGACTTATTGCCGGCAGACCTGATTGGTACCATGGTGTATCGGCAGCAAACCGGTGAGTTTCTGCCCCGCAAGGGACCGGTGTTTTCGAATATCGTACTTGCCGACGAGGTGAACCGGGCCCCTGCAAAGGTTCAGTCCGCACTGCTGGAAGCCATGGGTGAACATCAGGTAACCATTGGTGATAATACCTATCCCCTGCCGGATCCGTTTTTTGTCCTGGCAACCCAGAACCCGATTGAGCAGGAGGGGACCTATCCCCTGCCGGAAGCCCAGCTTGATCGTTTTATGCTCAAGCTCTCGGTTGACTACCCGAGTTTCGAGGAAGAGATGCGGGTGCTGTCGCTGATCGGCAACGAGGGGGATGTGCAGGTAAAGCGGGTGCTGTTCAAGCAGGATATCAAACGACTGCGCGATCTGGCACATTCCATAGCGGTGGACGAACGGATTCAGGAGTATATCGTTACCCTGGTGCAGAAAACACGCGAAACACGGCGTACCGTGCATGGGATGTCGCGCTACATCGAGTTCGGGGCATCCCCACGCGGCAGTCTGGCACTGCTGCGCTGCAGCCGGATCCACGCCATGATGAACGGACGCAGCTTTGTAGTGCCGGAGGATGTAAAAGCCGTAGCGCTGAACGTTCTGCGTCATCGTCTGGTACTGTCCTACGAAGCGGAGTCCGAGGAGCTGCATGTGGATGAGGTGCTGCAGCATCTGCTGACCGCCGTTCCGGTGCCGTAA
- the mltG gene encoding endolytic transglycosylase MltG has product MKRLLFGCITVLGVAVLLAIGTAFWALSGSPVSFQDDIIISIERGQGTRSITRMLQSEGVVRHARLTELYARVTGTDTGLQAGRYLIPAGMPAAEIMRKIHSGDAVFEHIRVTIPEGWMINEIDAHLAGLGIYADGDFIRAAEDYARDPQRFPLLAYIPPQVSIEGYLFPQTYFILAETEPAELIDRMLAELHRSLPADIEERAAEQGMTVHEVLTLASIVQKESPAGDKHGIAGVFWNRLQRRIRLESDATVNYVLGTRNLQPTFADTAVQHPYNTYRNFGLPPGPIGNPGLEAIEATLDPDEHDYLFFLHKPTRETVFSYTFAEHLDAKRRYLD; this is encoded by the coding sequence ATGAAACGATTACTGTTTGGCTGTATCACCGTTCTTGGTGTTGCAGTACTGCTGGCCATTGGAACTGCTTTTTGGGCATTATCCGGTAGCCCGGTCAGCTTCCAGGACGACATCATTATATCCATTGAACGCGGACAGGGCACCCGTTCCATTACCCGGATGCTGCAGTCAGAAGGGGTAGTCCGCCATGCGCGACTTACCGAGCTGTACGCCAGGGTGACCGGTACCGATACCGGCCTGCAGGCCGGTCGCTATCTGATTCCTGCCGGCATGCCGGCAGCCGAGATTATGCGCAAGATCCACTCCGGTGATGCGGTATTCGAGCATATCCGGGTGACCATTCCCGAGGGATGGATGATCAACGAGATCGATGCGCATCTTGCCGGACTCGGGATCTATGCCGACGGTGATTTTATCCGGGCTGCCGAGGACTATGCCCGGGATCCGCAGCGCTTCCCGCTGCTGGCCTATATCCCGCCGCAGGTTTCAATCGAGGGATACCTGTTCCCCCAGACCTACTTTATTCTTGCCGAAACAGAACCCGCCGAGCTGATTGACCGAATGCTGGCCGAACTGCACCGCAGTCTGCCAGCGGATATAGAGGAGCGAGCAGCTGAACAGGGGATGACAGTCCACGAGGTACTGACCCTGGCCTCTATTGTCCAGAAGGAAAGCCCGGCCGGCGACAAGCACGGTATTGCGGGGGTATTCTGGAACCGGCTGCAGCGACGGATCCGTCTGGAATCCGATGCTACCGTTAACTATGTGCTGGGAACCCGGAACCTGCAGCCAACCTTTGCCGATACAGCCGTACAGCATCCCTACAACACCTATCGTAATTTCGGCCTGCCGCCAGGACCGATCGGCAACCCCGGACTGGAGGCAATCGAGGCAACACTGGATCCGGATGAACACGACTACCTGTTTTTCCTGCACAAGCCGACGCGCGAGACGGTATTCAGCTACACCTTTGCCGAACATCTGGATGCCAAGCGCAGGTATCTGGATTAG
- a CDS encoding BatD family protein, whose translation MGSTTAKRSAGAGLVAALLLILTGLPAVAQVQAPIQVSPSIIAEGDIFQLALEIPDVLPYQVERMPVELPSGLQLVESYVERMGDDARGSRFITRVRAQRSGFFELPALRVSAAGREMSSGAILIQVHPAGGGDVPVEGEWIISRPEPVAGETVLISLVLQTPNSPELPDQVQFSPPDWGDFQEVSGVGEITSTRYSTGILYSVPVLTYAATPTSSGEFTVPAATARVGSATVQVPAQSFTVRGAPSQIGESGAVGEFQYMLQVSPRQVFQGEVVEVQIRIEGQGNLPYLQLPSPRAENLLLTGSQETERVQPTQNGFMGTRTVTHRLSTRDVGRFQVDVPGFAWYSPEQGRVVSRAAESLSVEVLPVPLGSGDSRSARLGLMAQEKARQMHDIRSVPLSRVLVWLLPAAVALILRKLVSGRAGRAVFLGIASMTLLVSAPLPYADVDLSAGEQHFFAGEYAESRQFYVDVLQEHDYLAGVWYNAGLAAFRGGEPVQAVYLLREAVSRRPDEPVIREALGWVEAGLELIAQVPPPSAVSPPLLIAGAVVLLNLMGMLWLFYRVRRKGGVAVVFLTMGLLLLVTLGGALRGLRDADRPIGVLQQDAAGVSVYRIPVDGVDHWMQLPSGTAVRLLDISGGYYLVETGPGVQGWVLQDVILGL comes from the coding sequence GTGGGATCGACCACAGCAAAACGAAGCGCCGGTGCTGGACTGGTAGCAGCACTGCTGCTGATCCTGACGGGGCTGCCAGCAGTCGCCCAGGTACAGGCGCCGATTCAGGTCTCCCCCTCGATTATTGCCGAGGGGGATATATTTCAACTCGCGCTGGAAATCCCTGACGTACTGCCGTACCAGGTTGAACGGATGCCCGTCGAGCTTCCCTCCGGTCTGCAGCTGGTGGAAAGCTATGTCGAGCGGATGGGAGATGACGCCAGAGGTTCTCGATTTATTACCAGGGTCCGCGCGCAGCGTTCCGGATTTTTTGAACTCCCGGCGCTGCGGGTATCGGCGGCAGGACGAGAGATGTCTTCCGGAGCAATCCTGATTCAGGTGCACCCGGCTGGCGGGGGTGATGTGCCGGTCGAGGGTGAGTGGATCATCAGTCGCCCCGAACCGGTAGCCGGCGAGACAGTGTTGATTTCGCTGGTACTGCAGACGCCGAATTCACCTGAGCTGCCCGACCAGGTGCAGTTTTCTCCACCGGATTGGGGCGATTTCCAGGAGGTCAGCGGAGTTGGCGAGATTACCAGTACCAGGTACAGCACCGGAATACTGTATTCGGTTCCGGTATTGACCTATGCCGCCACCCCGACCAGCAGTGGCGAGTTTACCGTGCCGGCAGCAACAGCACGGGTTGGTTCCGCTACTGTACAGGTCCCTGCACAATCCTTCACCGTACGTGGTGCCCCGTCCCAAATCGGCGAGAGCGGGGCTGTTGGCGAATTCCAGTACATGCTGCAGGTATCACCGCGGCAGGTTTTTCAGGGCGAGGTTGTCGAGGTTCAGATACGCATAGAGGGTCAGGGTAATCTGCCGTATTTGCAGCTGCCGAGTCCGCGGGCGGAAAACCTTCTGCTGACCGGTTCACAGGAAACTGAGCGAGTTCAGCCGACCCAGAACGGGTTCATGGGTACCCGCACCGTCACGCACCGATTGAGTACGCGTGATGTAGGGCGATTCCAGGTAGATGTGCCGGGGTTTGCCTGGTACTCACCGGAACAGGGGCGGGTGGTGTCCCGTGCGGCCGAGTCGCTGTCGGTCGAGGTGCTGCCGGTTCCGCTGGGCAGCGGCGACTCACGCAGCGCCCGGCTGGGGCTGATGGCGCAGGAAAAGGCCCGACAGATGCACGATATCCGATCGGTGCCACTCTCCCGGGTGCTGGTATGGCTCCTGCCAGCGGCTGTTGCTCTGATACTGCGAAAACTTGTCAGCGGTCGTGCTGGCCGTGCGGTCTTTCTGGGAATTGCCTCCATGACCCTGCTGGTCTCGGCACCGCTGCCGTATGCAGATGTGGATCTCTCGGCGGGCGAGCAGCATTTCTTTGCAGGGGAATATGCAGAATCCCGGCAGTTTTATGTGGACGTTTTGCAAGAACACGATTATCTTGCCGGGGTGTGGTATAACGCCGGTCTGGCGGCCTTTCGGGGCGGTGAGCCAGTACAGGCCGTATATCTGCTGCGCGAAGCTGTCAGCCGTCGCCCGGACGAGCCGGTCATCCGTGAAGCTCTGGGGTGGGTAGAGGCAGGTCTGGAGCTGATAGCCCAGGTGCCCCCGCCATCCGCCGTCAGTCCGCCGCTGCTGATTGCCGGCGCGGTTGTCCTGTTGAACCTGATGGGTATGCTGTGGCTGTTCTATCGGGTTCGTCGGAAAGGCGGTGTTGCGGTTGTGTTTCTGACTATGGGACTGCTGCTGCTGGTTACGCTTGGCGGGGCACTGCGTGGTCTACGTGATGCCGATCGACCGATCGGTGTGCTGCAGCAGGATGCAGCAGGGGTATCGGTCTACCGGATACCGGTAGATGGTGTCGATCACTGGATGCAGCTGCCGTCGGGAACAGCAGTCCGGCTGCTGGATATATCCGGCGGGTACTATCTGGTTGAAACGGGACCCGGGGTTCAGGGGTGGGTGCTGCAGGACGTGATTCTGGGACTGTAA
- a CDS encoding tetratricopeptide repeat protein, producing the protein MRITTVLLASVVLLSSCALGEPHLSVFQGNYAFGRGDFQAATVSYLRALSHDSHTDIIQYNLGNVYHALGEADAATDAWETALTAESTEVQFAVHFNRGVLMYESGRYQESYRAFRDAVRINPRSVDAKLNLELAYERMSSTSAVRGDTAESASAPSRELGAEDRRILEFIRRREVQSWDRPQQNEAPVLDW; encoded by the coding sequence ATGCGCATTACTACTGTCCTGCTTGCCTCTGTGGTACTGTTGAGCAGCTGTGCATTGGGAGAGCCGCATCTGTCGGTTTTTCAGGGCAATTATGCCTTCGGTCGCGGCGATTTTCAGGCAGCTACGGTTTCGTATCTGCGGGCGCTGTCGCATGACTCCCACACCGATATAATCCAGTATAATCTGGGGAATGTATATCATGCATTGGGTGAGGCGGATGCGGCTACCGATGCCTGGGAAACAGCCTTGACGGCCGAGTCGACCGAGGTCCAGTTTGCGGTGCATTTCAACCGCGGTGTGCTGATGTACGAGTCCGGCCGCTATCAGGAAAGCTATCGTGCGTTTCGCGATGCGGTTCGGATCAATCCCCGCTCGGTTGATGCCAAGCTCAACCTGGAACTTGCCTATGAGCGTATGAGTAGCACCAGTGCCGTGCGCGGTGATACCGCAGAGTCGGCCTCTGCGCCGAGCCGCGAGCTCGGCGCAGAGGACCGTCGCATACTCGAGTTTATCCGAAGAAGAGAGGTGCAGTCGTGGGATCGACCACAGCAAAACGAAGCGCCGGTGCTGGACTGGTAG
- the argJ gene encoding bifunctional glutamate N-acetyltransferase/amino-acid acetyltransferase ArgJ translates to MQHTASIQAYHDELMQRGDWPAGFSGRWTTLTFVPSERPGLEPYRMNLAAILPDQPVTAFAGVFTRNRFPGAPVISGRQILQHAAASGILVNNRIANVCSPSGLQDITALQQELGRLSGASPEGLFCVSTGIIGWSLPLQEITAAMPQLLQTSAQPIDVARAIMTTDSFPKLRAARCAVGSVLGIAKGAGMIEPNMATMLVFLVTDLEVSREDCQRALSAAVETSFNRISVDSDQSTSDMALLLSSGKGGTVAYEQFSSMVAEVCQGLAQDIVRNGEGVAHVIEVTVSGARSSAEARDCGKAIVNSPLVKTAIYGNDPNVGRIVAALGDHCGNSGIPIVPEAVRILVEDVPVFQEGAFRLSSAVEQQLSERLTAASMNPRITGYPQNDDCVRIHIDLGMGDVQESVLGTDLSHEYVTENADYRT, encoded by the coding sequence ATGCAGCACACCGCCTCTATTCAAGCCTACCATGATGAACTGATGCAGCGCGGCGACTGGCCGGCCGGGTTTTCCGGCCGCTGGACCACGCTTACCTTTGTTCCGTCCGAGCGGCCCGGTCTGGAGCCGTATCGCATGAATCTGGCAGCAATTCTGCCGGATCAACCGGTTACAGCGTTCGCCGGGGTGTTCACCCGCAACCGCTTTCCGGGTGCCCCGGTTATCTCCGGGCGGCAGATCCTGCAGCATGCAGCTGCAAGCGGCATACTGGTTAACAATCGTATCGCGAATGTGTGTTCTCCCTCCGGCCTTCAGGATATCACCGCGTTGCAGCAGGAATTGGGGCGGCTGTCCGGTGCATCACCCGAGGGATTGTTCTGTGTTTCTACCGGGATTATCGGCTGGAGCCTCCCGCTGCAGGAGATAACGGCTGCCATGCCGCAGCTGCTGCAGACATCGGCACAGCCCATCGATGTTGCCAGGGCAATCATGACAACCGACAGCTTTCCCAAGCTCCGTGCAGCCCGGTGCGCAGTGGGCAGTGTTCTTGGTATCGCCAAGGGAGCCGGGATGATTGAGCCGAATATGGCCACCATGCTGGTGTTTCTGGTGACGGATCTCGAGGTAAGCAGGGAAGACTGTCAGCGTGCCCTGTCGGCCGCGGTAGAGACCAGTTTTAACCGCATCTCGGTGGATTCCGATCAAAGTACCTCCGACATGGCACTGCTGCTGAGCTCCGGCAAGGGTGGCACGGTTGCCTATGAACAGTTCTCCTCTATGGTTGCCGAGGTCTGTCAGGGGTTGGCACAGGATATTGTGCGTAACGGAGAGGGGGTTGCCCATGTTATAGAGGTAACGGTTTCCGGGGCACGAAGCTCTGCCGAGGCGCGTGACTGTGGCAAGGCTATCGTCAATTCTCCGCTGGTCAAAACTGCCATCTACGGTAATGATCCGAATGTTGGCCGTATTGTAGCAGCCCTGGGAGACCACTGCGGCAATAGCGGGATACCGATAGTGCCGGAGGCGGTGCGTATTCTGGTAGAAGATGTACCGGTTTTCCAGGAGGGAGCGTTTCGGCTCTCCTCGGCGGTGGAGCAGCAGTTGAGCGAACGCCTGACGGCTGCCAGTATGAACCCGCGAATTACCGGGTATCCACAAAACGATGACTGCGTTAGGATACACATCGATCTTGGCATGGGCGATGTGCAGGAATCTGTGCTCGGCACGGATCTGTCGCATGAATACGTTACCGAAAATGCGGATTACCGGACGTAA
- a CDS encoding DUF1007 family protein: protein MRRLLCLSAVLAGITLNISAHPHVFISARAEVEFTDDVPTAVHTRWEFDDFFSRMILLDFAGGSSSLNSRQIADIRSGAFDNLSHYNYFLHILVDGQEVPITEVRDFHAEVDGRTLVYSFRVPLPQPDGPDAAVLRGVREIVVGVYDDSYYSYFDYPQQPVSFRGDVPAGTRSETRERPDRRYYFNLIVPEMFHIRWD, encoded by the coding sequence ATGCGCAGATTACTCTGCTTGTCGGCGGTGCTCGCCGGCATTACCTTGAATATCAGTGCCCACCCGCACGTATTTATCTCGGCCAGGGCCGAGGTTGAATTTACCGACGATGTCCCGACGGCGGTTCACACCCGCTGGGAGTTCGATGATTTCTTCAGTCGGATGATACTGCTGGATTTCGCCGGCGGCAGTTCCTCGCTTAACAGCCGCCAGATAGCGGATATTCGCAGCGGAGCCTTCGATAACCTTTCCCATTACAATTATTTCCTGCATATCCTGGTCGATGGCCAGGAGGTTCCGATTACCGAGGTGCGGGATTTCCATGCTGAGGTCGATGGCAGAACCCTGGTATATTCCTTTCGTGTACCTCTGCCGCAGCCTGATGGCCCGGATGCCGCAGTTTTGAGAGGGGTGCGGGAGATAGTCGTCGGCGTATATGACGATTCCTACTACTCCTACTTTGACTACCCGCAGCAGCCGGTTTCCTTTCGCGGTGATGTCCCGGCAGGGACTCGCAGTGAAACCCGTGAGCGCCCCGACCGCCGCTACTACTTCAACCTGATCGTGCCCGAGATGTTCCATATCCGCTGGGATTAG
- a CDS encoding TraR/DksA family transcriptional regulator yields the protein MDREFTERMHEKLLQMKAEILENLAAENKDFDEIISAGEGKDIADIASTDIDKRMLSTLGSQEVRRLRLIEAALSRIKNNHYGVCLGTGKPIPKERLEAIPYALYCIEYQNELERRTR from the coding sequence ATGGATAGAGAATTTACTGAGCGAATGCACGAAAAGCTCCTTCAAATGAAAGCCGAGATTCTCGAGAACTTGGCTGCGGAGAACAAGGATTTCGATGAAATTATCAGTGCCGGCGAGGGCAAGGACATTGCCGACATTGCCAGTACCGATATTGACAAGCGAATGCTGAGTACCTTGGGTAGTCAGGAGGTTCGTCGGCTTCGGCTGATCGAGGCCGCCCTGTCCCGAATCAAGAACAATCACTACGGTGTCTGTCTTGGTACCGGCAAGCCGATCCCCAAAGAGCGACTGGAGGCAATCCCGTACGCATTGTACTGCATTGAATACCAGAATGAACTCGAGCGCCGTACCCGCTGA
- a CDS encoding vWA domain-containing protein, whose protein sequence is MSLQYPEFLWGLLLLLPIGVVLLRAHHSGRKALQRLYGGSLPDKLATVYYVKWFFSSVFFLAAMVFFILALTGISWGQQPIEDNREQLEIVFVVDVSNSMLAEDVSPNRLARSVELVRGVINGLPQARFGVTAFKGEGTTVIPVTENRYVFDALERLLDPAIITTPWTHIDRGLQAGAQAFPPGSSRNQVLVLFSDGENHGRSVQPIAAELGRSGIPVVAVLTGTADGSLIPIGPDGSPLRDARDQVVVTRADRSLMQGIADASGGILVDANQPGSLGNLISFMEDLEVQGHGFRLVDVPRTRLLVAVGLLLLMCGEMVRVIRWKGVF, encoded by the coding sequence ATGAGCCTGCAGTATCCGGAATTCCTGTGGGGACTGCTGCTGCTGCTGCCGATCGGGGTGGTGCTGCTGCGGGCGCATCACAGTGGACGCAAGGCCCTGCAGCGCCTGTACGGCGGCAGCCTGCCTGACAAACTGGCGACGGTGTACTATGTAAAATGGTTCTTTTCCAGTGTGTTCTTCCTGGCAGCCATGGTATTCTTTATCCTGGCGCTGACCGGGATAAGCTGGGGACAGCAACCGATCGAGGACAACCGGGAGCAGCTTGAGATTGTGTTTGTGGTGGATGTTTCCAACAGTATGCTGGCAGAGGATGTGTCGCCGAACAGGCTGGCTCGTTCTGTCGAGCTTGTCCGGGGGGTGATTAACGGGTTGCCCCAGGCACGTTTCGGGGTTACCGCATTCAAGGGAGAGGGCACTACGGTAATTCCGGTTACCGAGAATCGCTATGTGTTCGATGCCCTGGAGCGACTGCTTGATCCAGCTATAATCACAACACCCTGGACCCATATCGATCGAGGGCTGCAGGCTGGTGCGCAGGCGTTTCCTCCCGGCTCAAGCCGGAACCAGGTGCTGGTACTGTTTTCCGATGGTGAGAACCACGGACGGTCGGTGCAGCCAATCGCTGCCGAGCTTGGGCGCAGCGGTATCCCGGTTGTCGCGGTCCTTACCGGCACCGCAGACGGCTCGCTTATACCGATTGGTCCTGATGGCTCGCCGTTGCGCGATGCCCGCGATCAGGTTGTGGTGACGCGAGCTGACCGCTCCTTGATGCAGGGTATTGCCGATGCATCCGGCGGGATCCTGGTAGATGCCAACCAGCCCGGATCGCTGGGGAATCTCATTTCCTTTATGGAGGATCTCGAGGTTCAGGGACACGGATTTCGCCTGGTGGATGTGCCGCGTACACGGCTGCTGGTCGCTGTGGGGCTTCTGCTGCTGATGTGTGGCGAGATGGTTCGGGTTATCCGCTGGAAGGGGGTTTTTTGA
- the infA gene encoding translation initiation factor IF-1: MAKEEAIEVDGVVKESLPNTMFRVELKNGHVILTHLSGKMRKHYIRIVPGDKVKVALSPYDLTRGRIIYRER, translated from the coding sequence GTGGCGAAAGAAGAAGCCATTGAAGTTGATGGCGTAGTGAAAGAATCACTGCCGAATACCATGTTTCGGGTCGAGCTGAAGAACGGTCACGTTATTCTCACCCATCTGTCAGGCAAAATGCGCAAGCACTATATCCGAATTGTTCCCGGCGACAAGGTAAAGGTCGCACTGTCACCGTACGACCTTACCCGCGGCCGCATTATCTATCGGGAGCGCTGA
- a CDS encoding DUF58 domain-containing protein — MDDRTLHSLHTQIKRLQLYSDRLVEDLLSGNYRSVFKGLGIEFDEVRDYVYGDDARMIDWNVTGRLGAPFTKTFREERELTLFLIVDLSASVVGGEVAGERRRVQSMLTALLTFAAVRNNDQLGAIFFSDGIEAFVRPAKGKKHALRLLQDGLRLEPAGVGSNLSLALRTAAETLNHRGICIVLSDFKTEGYWRDLSLLSRKHDVIACRITDDSTRGVLEGGLMYVMDQETGQSQPVLGRSRTYRREYQEFWDSHWHQWRANCRRRRVSLLEISTQDDPALKLIQFFRRRRR; from the coding sequence ATGGACGATCGAACCCTGCATTCACTGCACACACAAATCAAGCGGCTCCAGCTGTACAGCGACCGACTCGTAGAAGACCTGCTGTCCGGAAACTACCGTTCGGTGTTCAAAGGGTTGGGGATAGAGTTCGATGAGGTCCGGGATTATGTCTACGGTGACGATGCCCGCATGATCGACTGGAATGTTACCGGCCGGCTGGGTGCTCCCTTCACCAAAACCTTTCGCGAGGAACGCGAGTTGACACTGTTTCTGATCGTCGATCTCTCAGCCTCGGTCGTTGGCGGTGAGGTAGCGGGAGAACGACGTCGGGTACAATCCATGCTGACGGCCTTGCTGACATTCGCGGCGGTTCGCAACAACGACCAGCTTGGTGCAATATTTTTCTCCGACGGCATCGAGGCCTTTGTCCGCCCGGCCAAGGGAAAGAAGCATGCCCTGCGACTACTGCAGGACGGCCTGCGGCTGGAGCCTGCCGGGGTTGGCTCCAACCTGTCCCTGGCGTTACGTACCGCCGCCGAAACCCTGAATCATCGTGGTATCTGTATCGTGCTGTCCGACTTCAAGACCGAGGGATATTGGCGTGACCTGTCACTGCTCAGCCGCAAGCATGATGTAATCGCCTGTCGCATTACCGACGACAGTACCCGCGGTGTGCTGGAGGGCGGGTTGATGTATGTCATGGACCAGGAAACTGGCCAGAGCCAGCCGGTGCTGGGGAGGTCGCGGACCTATCGGCGCGAGTACCAGGAGTTCTGGGATTCGCACTGGCACCAGTGGCGGGCAAATTGTCGGCGGCGTCGGGTGTCGCTGCTCGAAATAAGTACACAGGATGATCCGGCGCTCAAGCTGATCCAGTTCTTTCGTCGCAGGAGGCGCTGA
- a CDS encoding Smr/MutS family protein codes for MATDFGEILEAWESNHGATAVVDKPEAIEEQESVHRISAKRLPIEDSLDLHGLNLEQAQSAVDDFLRSAHERGMRKILVIHGKGSHSQSDGTLRREIRQFLEKHPLAGELGIPKRTEGGTGAVWAVVRQRSR; via the coding sequence ATGGCAACAGATTTTGGCGAAATACTTGAGGCCTGGGAAAGTAATCACGGCGCGACCGCGGTTGTTGATAAACCGGAAGCAATCGAGGAACAGGAGTCTGTGCATCGCATCAGCGCAAAGCGCCTGCCGATCGAGGATTCTCTGGATCTTCACGGGTTGAATCTGGAGCAGGCCCAGTCAGCCGTGGATGATTTTCTGCGCAGTGCCCATGAGCGGGGTATGCGCAAGATCCTGGTTATTCACGGGAAAGGCAGTCACAGCCAGAGCGACGGTACCCTTCGCCGGGAGATCCGGCAGTTTCTCGAGAAACATCCACTGGCTGGTGAGCTTGGTATCCCCAAACGAACAGAAGGCGGGACGGGAGCTGTCTGGGCGGTTGTGCGTCAGCGCTCCCGATAG